A region of Marnyiella aurantia DNA encodes the following proteins:
- a CDS encoding GNAT family N-acetyltransferase: MNYEIRRMKSADSHSVISIFKQGIDGGNATFDKDAPNWENWDVGFFHNCRWVVEDENENVVGWAALKPVSNRECFKGVAEVSIYLDNSVQGRGLGSVLMKKLILDSEEQGFWTLQSGIFPENEASIAIHSKLGFRIVGTREKLAEMDGRWRDIVLMERRSAVI, translated from the coding sequence ATGAATTACGAAATCCGCAGGATGAAGTCCGCCGACAGCCACTCCGTCATCAGCATATTTAAGCAGGGCATAGACGGAGGTAACGCGACTTTTGACAAAGATGCGCCCAATTGGGAAAACTGGGATGTGGGATTTTTTCATAACTGCCGCTGGGTGGTTGAAGATGAAAATGAAAATGTGGTGGGTTGGGCAGCGCTGAAGCCTGTAAGTAACCGCGAATGCTTTAAAGGTGTTGCCGAAGTCAGTATTTACCTGGATAATTCAGTTCAGGGGCGTGGATTGGGTTCGGTTCTGATGAAAAAGCTGATACTGGATAGTGAAGAGCAGGGTTTCTGGACCCTGCAGTCCGGTATTTTCCCCGAAAATGAAGCTTCGATAGCTATTCACTCGAAACTGGGGTTCCGAATAGTGGGTACCCGCGAAAAGCTGGCCGAAATGGACGGCCGCTGGCGGGATATTGTACTGATGGAAAGGAGGAGTGCTGTAATCTGA
- a CDS encoding DUF4286 family protein, producing the protein MSILSLTFHCVESMVQEWEQYARTELAQMASNLYDVEKFILSDVESEMLNEGRNTNLLLIFETAELRASFLENEFENIQDRISQRFGDQVMIFETLLNEFTETKGES; encoded by the coding sequence ATGAGTATTTTAAGCCTTACATTCCATTGTGTAGAGTCCATGGTACAGGAATGGGAACAGTACGCCAGAACGGAGCTGGCACAGATGGCCAGCAACCTTTATGATGTGGAAAAATTTATCCTTTCGGACGTTGAAAGTGAAATGCTTAATGAAGGCCGGAATACAAACCTGCTTTTGATATTTGAAACTGCGGAGTTGCGTGCCTCATTTCTTGAAAACGAATTTGAAAATATTCAGGACAGAATATCTCAGCGCTTTGGCGACCAGGTGATGATATTCGAGACACTGCTGAACGAATTTACTGAAACAAAAGGTGAATCCTGA
- the uvrA gene encoding excinuclease ABC subunit UvrA — translation MSEKKEYIEIYGAREHNLKDIDVRIPRNELVVITGLSGSGKSSLAFDTIFAEGQRRYIETFSAYARQFLGGLERPDVDKIEGLSPVIAIEQKTTNKNPRSTVGTVTELYDFLRLLFARVSDAYSLTSGRKLVSYTEEQILESIKENYQGEKILLMAPVVRSRKGHYHELFVQMARKGYSQARIDGVLQDLEYDLKLDRYKTHDIDIVIDRWIIGENATEGRMEKSLRTALDMGEGVIGIQKLGDSDIQYFSKNLMDDDSGQSLALPEPNTFSFNSPKGSCPNCKGLGLINKINTDYFVDNPKLSIGQGALLPLEDIKNNKWVLAQLRNILEISNLSLTTPFKDIPAEVVDYMYFGMSREISKDLKYAGISKKIKVNFEGLVSFIEDIINDKESYDAVLLERHFTTEETCPKCNGTRLQPESLSFKIDGSHIAEISALSLAEFKEWLAQVRPKFSKKNALIANEILKEIETRLQFLLDMGLDYLSLSRSSRTLSGGESQRIRLATQIGSQLVNVLYILDEPSIGLHQRDNERLIKSLKNLRDIGNSVLVVEHDKDMILGADHVLDIGPRAGKFGGEVLWQGHPDDLLKADTVTADYMTGKRQIAIPAERRAGNGKSIVLKGATGNNLKNVTLEIPLGKLVVVTGISGSGKSSLINGTLYPILNRHFYRSVQEPLPYKKIEGIEHIDKIVDVDQTPIGRTPRSNPATYTGMFTDIRNLFSELPESKIRGYKPGRFSFNVKGGRCETCQGGGLKVIEMNFLPDVYVHCETCNGKRFNRETLEVRYKGKSISDVLEMTIDEAVDFFAPIPKIFSRVKTLQDVGLGYITLGQQSTTVSGGEAQRIKLATELAKRQTGNTLYILDEPTTGLHFEDVKVLMDAINRLVDLGNSFIIIEHNMDVIKLADHMIDIGPEGGKHGGKIVAKGTPDEVSRNSKSLTGKFLRKELN, via the coding sequence ATGAGCGAAAAGAAAGAATATATAGAAATTTACGGGGCCCGTGAACATAACCTAAAGGATATTGATGTTCGCATCCCGCGTAATGAACTGGTGGTAATCACCGGTTTATCGGGCAGTGGGAAATCTTCCCTGGCATTTGATACCATTTTTGCCGAAGGCCAGCGCCGCTACATTGAGACGTTTTCGGCCTATGCCAGGCAGTTTTTGGGTGGTCTGGAACGTCCGGATGTTGATAAGATTGAAGGACTGTCACCTGTAATCGCTATCGAACAGAAAACAACGAATAAAAATCCGCGTTCAACGGTTGGTACCGTAACTGAACTTTATGATTTCCTCAGACTTCTTTTCGCCAGGGTTTCAGATGCTTATTCCCTGACTTCCGGACGGAAACTGGTAAGTTATACCGAAGAACAGATCCTGGAATCAATAAAGGAAAATTATCAGGGCGAAAAAATACTCCTGATGGCGCCGGTGGTACGGTCACGTAAAGGTCACTATCACGAACTCTTCGTACAGATGGCCCGTAAAGGCTACAGTCAGGCACGGATAGACGGTGTTTTGCAGGATCTGGAATATGATCTGAAGCTGGACAGGTACAAGACCCATGATATTGACATCGTTATAGACCGTTGGATCATTGGTGAAAATGCTACCGAGGGGCGCATGGAAAAATCACTTCGTACCGCACTGGATATGGGTGAAGGCGTTATCGGCATCCAAAAACTTGGCGACAGCGACATCCAGTATTTTTCAAAAAACCTGATGGACGACGACTCCGGACAGTCACTGGCTTTGCCGGAACCCAACACATTTTCTTTCAACTCACCAAAAGGAAGCTGCCCGAACTGCAAAGGACTTGGCCTCATCAACAAAATTAACACTGATTATTTTGTTGATAATCCTAAGCTTTCGATCGGTCAGGGCGCTCTATTACCGTTGGAAGATATCAAAAACAATAAATGGGTACTTGCCCAGCTTAGAAATATTCTAGAAATCTCTAATCTTTCGCTAACCACACCTTTCAAAGATATCCCCGCCGAGGTGGTGGACTATATGTACTTTGGGATGTCGCGCGAAATAAGCAAGGATCTTAAGTATGCCGGCATCTCTAAGAAGATAAAAGTGAATTTTGAAGGACTGGTGTCTTTCATTGAAGATATTATAAATGATAAGGAAAGCTATGATGCGGTACTTCTGGAAAGACATTTTACGACCGAAGAAACCTGTCCTAAATGTAACGGCACACGGCTGCAGCCTGAAAGTCTGAGTTTTAAAATAGACGGCAGCCATATTGCTGAAATCAGCGCCTTATCGCTGGCAGAGTTCAAAGAATGGCTGGCGCAGGTAAGACCGAAATTCTCAAAGAAGAATGCGCTTATAGCAAATGAGATCCTGAAAGAGATCGAAACCCGTTTGCAGTTCCTTTTGGACATGGGACTTGACTATTTAAGTTTAAGCCGCAGTTCGCGGACGCTTTCCGGTGGTGAAAGTCAGCGTATCCGTTTGGCTACTCAAATCGGCTCGCAGTTGGTCAATGTACTTTACATTCTGGACGAACCTTCCATCGGACTTCACCAAAGAGATAACGAAAGACTTATTAAATCGCTTAAAAACCTTCGGGATATTGGAAACTCCGTTCTCGTAGTGGAGCATGACAAAGACATGATTCTCGGGGCAGACCATGTGCTGGACATCGGACCACGTGCCGGAAAATTTGGTGGCGAAGTGTTGTGGCAGGGGCATCCGGACGATTTACTGAAAGCCGATACAGTTACCGCCGATTATATGACCGGCAAAAGACAGATCGCAATTCCTGCCGAAAGGCGGGCCGGAAACGGAAAAAGCATTGTGTTGAAAGGAGCTACCGGAAATAACCTTAAAAATGTAACCCTGGAAATTCCGCTGGGTAAACTGGTGGTGGTGACAGGTATTTCCGGCAGTGGTAAATCTTCACTCATCAACGGTACGCTTTATCCGATCCTGAACCGTCATTTCTACCGCAGCGTACAGGAACCGTTACCTTATAAAAAAATTGAAGGCATTGAACATATCGATAAGATTGTTGATGTAGACCAAACTCCAATCGGACGGACACCAAGGTCCAATCCTGCAACATATACAGGTATGTTTACGGATATCAGGAATCTTTTCTCTGAACTTCCTGAAAGTAAGATTCGCGGTTACAAACCCGGAAGATTCTCATTCAACGTAAAAGGTGGGCGTTGCGAAACCTGTCAGGGTGGAGGCCTTAAAGTGATTGAGATGAATTTTCTTCCCGATGTTTACGTGCACTGTGAAACCTGTAATGGTAAAAGATTCAACCGCGAGACTCTTGAAGTCCGCTATAAAGGCAAGTCCATTTCCGATGTTTTGGAGATGACAATTGATGAAGCGGTGGATTTCTTTGCACCAATTCCTAAAATATTCAGCCGGGTAAAAACACTTCAGGATGTCGGTTTGGGCTATATCACCTTGGGGCAGCAGTCCACTACCGTTTCGGGTGGCGAGGCACAACGCATTAAACTAGCTACCGAACTTGCAAAACGCCAGACCGGAAACACCCTTTACATTTTGGATGAACCTACCACAGGACTTCATTTTGAAGATGTAAAAGTGCTGATGGATGCCATAAACAGACTGGTGGACCTTGGTAACTCCTTCATTATTATCGAACATAATATGGACGTTATAAAACTTGCAGATCATATGATTGATATTGGTCCTGAAGGTGGGAAACATGGAGGGAAGATTGTGGCAAAGGGTACACCGGATGAAGTGAGCAGGAACTCCAAATCCCTCACCGGAAAATTCCTGCGAAAGGAACTTAATTGA
- a CDS encoding DEAD/DEAH box helicase, translating into MKTTFADLDLSGKLLDALADLNLFEPTPIQEKSFKAILSGRDIMGIAQTGTGKTLAYLLPVLQMWKYNKTGNPTVLILVPTRELVVQVTGVLESLAVNTTARIIGIYGGKNINTQKLLFNDGCDILVGTPGRVMDLSIDNAISLKEVQKLVIDEFDEMLSLGFRPQLTHIFEMMKAKRQNVLFSATMTEAVDAMLDEYFANPVEISLAKSGTPLEKIEQTSYRVRNFNTKVNILQYLLEKDADLSKVLVFTNNKKHADLLFTKIDELFPESFDVIHSNKSQNYRLKAMKRFQDGEIRGLITTDVMARGLDISDITHVINFEIPEVPEQYIHRIGRTGRADKDGKSISFFTEKEEPLVLDIEILMDKALEVLPFPEAVKINPTKIASEQDEVVMKNAHTVKIVEGGGAFHEKKEKNRKENWGGPHKRNPPNTKPGVNRGQAKAKSKARRKK; encoded by the coding sequence ATGAAAACCACTTTTGCAGATTTAGATCTGTCCGGCAAATTACTTGACGCTCTGGCAGACCTTAATCTATTTGAACCTACACCCATTCAGGAAAAAAGCTTTAAAGCCATACTTTCCGGCCGCGATATTATGGGAATTGCCCAAACCGGTACCGGTAAAACTCTGGCCTATCTGCTGCCGGTTCTGCAAATGTGGAAATACAATAAAACGGGTAACCCAACTGTTCTCATCCTCGTTCCTACACGTGAACTTGTGGTGCAGGTTACCGGAGTTCTGGAATCTTTAGCTGTGAATACTACCGCCAGGATTATCGGTATTTATGGTGGTAAGAATATTAATACTCAGAAACTTCTCTTTAATGACGGCTGCGACATCCTTGTGGGAACTCCAGGCCGTGTGATGGATCTTTCCATAGACAATGCTATTTCCCTGAAGGAAGTACAGAAACTGGTCATTGATGAGTTTGATGAGATGCTGAGTCTTGGATTCCGTCCGCAGCTTACTCACATTTTCGAGATGATGAAAGCCAAACGTCAGAATGTTCTTTTCTCGGCGACAATGACGGAGGCAGTTGATGCGATGCTTGACGAATATTTCGCAAATCCTGTTGAGATTTCTTTGGCAAAATCAGGAACTCCGCTGGAAAAAATCGAACAGACCTCATACCGCGTTCGTAATTTCAATACCAAGGTTAATATCCTTCAGTATTTGCTGGAAAAAGATGCGGACCTGTCCAAAGTTTTGGTTTTCACCAATAATAAAAAACACGCAGATCTTTTATTCACTAAAATCGATGAACTTTTTCCTGAGTCGTTTGATGTTATTCACTCCAACAAATCACAGAACTACAGGCTGAAAGCCATGAAACGCTTTCAGGACGGCGAGATTCGAGGTCTTATTACCACCGATGTAATGGCCAGAGGTCTGGATATCTCAGATATTACACATGTAATCAATTTTGAAATCCCGGAAGTCCCCGAACAGTATATTCACCGTATCGGACGTACCGGCCGTGCCGATAAGGATGGTAAATCCATTTCCTTCTTCACCGAAAAAGAAGAACCTCTAGTACTGGATATTGAGATCCTGATGGATAAAGCCCTGGAAGTACTTCCTTTCCCTGAAGCGGTTAAAATCAATCCAACAAAAATTGCATCTGAGCAGGACGAAGTGGTTATGAAGAATGCCCACACTGTAAAGATTGTTGAAGGTGGAGGCGCTTTTCACGAAAAAAAGGAAAAAAACAGGAAAGAAAACTGGGGCGGACCACACAAAAGGAACCCGCCTAATACCAAGCCCGGTGTAAACCGTGGCCAGGCCAAAGCCAAAAGCAAGGCCCGACGCAAAAAGTAA